The proteins below come from a single Roseiflexus sp. RS-1 genomic window:
- a CDS encoding aspartate aminotransferase family protein produces the protein MSIIETYIQRHPRSQALFDQAQTLFPSGVTHDGRYVTPFPLYVERCAGARKWDVDGNELIDYWMGHGALLLGHGHPAIVAAVQRQMERGVHYGAEHELSLRWAHLIKRLFTGIEQVRFTASGTEATMMALRLARAYTAKPIIIRFAGHYHGWHDMLARDTTDDTLPVGLLDGLAGSTIVVPTDLTYVEDVLRKRSDVAAVILEPTGASYGAVPLPAGFLRDLRQLTWKYGVLLICDEIVTGFRVAPGGAQQREGVVADLTTLAKVMAGGLPGGAVGGRADILKHLAFGDAEWNQERKIRHFGTFNAAPLAAAAGIAMLEIVADGAPCAYAATLGETLVASMNAEIRKRRLVGWAAYGDGSIIHVVAGCSNGFTAGELDPRTPTDELKRGGDPRLVHLLRLGMINHGVDLMRGRSGFLSAAHTSADVAATIAAFAATLDAIGEPDAQPQPGVSRQR, from the coding sequence ATGTCGATCATCGAAACGTACATCCAGCGCCATCCCCGATCGCAGGCGCTGTTCGATCAGGCGCAGACCCTTTTTCCCAGCGGCGTCACCCACGACGGACGCTATGTAACGCCATTCCCCCTCTACGTTGAGCGGTGTGCAGGCGCACGCAAATGGGATGTCGATGGCAATGAACTGATCGACTACTGGATGGGGCACGGCGCGCTGTTGCTCGGTCATGGGCATCCAGCGATCGTTGCAGCGGTGCAACGCCAGATGGAGCGTGGCGTTCATTACGGCGCCGAACACGAACTCAGCCTGCGATGGGCGCACCTGATCAAGCGTCTCTTTACCGGCATCGAACAGGTGCGCTTCACCGCGTCCGGCACCGAAGCTACCATGATGGCGCTGCGTCTGGCACGCGCTTACACCGCCAAACCGATTATCATTCGCTTTGCCGGTCATTACCACGGCTGGCACGACATGCTGGCGCGCGATACGACGGATGACACCCTGCCGGTCGGGTTGCTCGACGGATTGGCCGGGTCGACCATTGTCGTCCCGACCGATCTCACGTATGTCGAAGATGTCCTGCGCAAACGCAGCGATGTGGCAGCCGTCATTCTCGAACCGACCGGCGCATCGTATGGCGCCGTTCCGTTGCCCGCCGGATTTCTGCGCGATCTCCGGCAGTTGACCTGGAAGTATGGCGTGCTGTTGATCTGCGATGAAATCGTCACCGGGTTTCGTGTTGCGCCGGGTGGCGCACAACAGCGCGAAGGGGTCGTTGCCGACCTGACCACCCTGGCGAAGGTGATGGCAGGCGGGTTGCCGGGCGGCGCTGTTGGCGGGCGCGCCGATATCTTGAAACATCTGGCGTTTGGCGATGCTGAATGGAACCAGGAACGCAAAATTCGTCACTTTGGCACATTCAACGCAGCGCCGCTCGCGGCTGCCGCCGGGATCGCAATGCTCGAAATTGTGGCTGATGGCGCGCCCTGTGCATATGCCGCCACGCTGGGTGAGACCCTCGTTGCCAGTATGAATGCCGAAATCCGGAAGCGTCGTCTGGTCGGATGGGCAGCCTATGGCGACGGATCGATCATCCATGTTGTCGCCGGATGTTCCAACGGTTTCACCGCTGGCGAACTCGACCCGCGCACACCGACCGATGAACTGAAACGTGGCGGCGATCCGCGCCTGGTGCACCTGCTACGCCTCGGCATGATCAATCACGGCGTCGATCTCATGCGCGGGCGCAGCGGTTTCCTTTCGGCAGCGCACACATCCGCCGATGTCGCTGCCACAATCGCAGCATTCGCCGCCACACTCGATGCGATCGGCGAACCCGACGCACAACCGCAACCCGGCGTCAGCCGACAGAGATGA
- the rsmD gene encoding 16S rRNA (guanine(966)-N(2))-methyltransferase RsmD: protein MRVITGTAKGHRLKAPKGLGTRPMLDRVKEALFSVLEGYGPIRGRVLDLYAGTGALGIECLSRGASWADFVEHKAHVCQIIRENLEHTRLADRARVFQMPVERFLHRQGPHEKYDIIIMDPPYADPAIEATICAVHDADLLKDTGLLVVGHSPRVELDDRYQRFHRRKFRRLGDSCFSIYDLATDDAADRSGETHDQSVLPSTDG from the coding sequence ATGCGTGTGATTACCGGTACAGCAAAAGGGCATCGCCTGAAGGCGCCGAAGGGTCTGGGCACCCGCCCCATGCTGGATCGGGTGAAGGAAGCGCTCTTTTCCGTTCTTGAAGGGTACGGACCGATTCGTGGGCGGGTGCTCGACCTGTACGCTGGCACCGGAGCACTCGGCATCGAATGTCTCTCCCGTGGCGCCTCGTGGGCCGACTTCGTCGAACACAAGGCGCATGTCTGCCAGATCATTCGCGAAAACCTGGAACATACCCGCCTGGCGGATCGCGCACGCGTCTTTCAGATGCCGGTCGAGCGTTTCCTGCATCGGCAAGGTCCCCATGAGAAATATGATATAATCATTATGGACCCGCCCTATGCCGATCCTGCAATTGAAGCGACGATTTGCGCCGTGCATGATGCCGACCTTCTGAAAGATACCGGTCTCCTGGTGGTCGGTCACTCGCCGCGTGTTGAACTCGACGATCGCTACCAGCGTTTCCACCGCCGTAAATTCCGCCGTCTGGGGGATTCGTGCTTCTCAATCTACGACCTGGCGACGGACGACGCTGCCGACCGGTCTGGTGAGACGCACGATCAGTCTGTTCTGCCATCGACCGACGGTTGA
- the coaD gene encoding pantetheine-phosphate adenylyltransferase produces the protein MTIAVYPGSFDPVTNGHLDIAARASRIFDTVIMAVFDRPNKQLLFSTEERVALLRESTRHLPRVKVDTYSTLTVDYVRSVGASVIVRGMRAVGDFEAEFQLAQINQTLAPDIDIVLFMASHRYTFFSSSTVREIASLGGDVSWLVPGPVVEALKRAYGRR, from the coding sequence GTGACGATCGCAGTCTATCCAGGAAGCTTCGATCCCGTTACCAATGGTCATCTCGATATTGCTGCGCGTGCGTCGCGCATTTTCGATACGGTCATCATGGCCGTCTTTGATCGCCCCAATAAACAGTTGCTCTTCAGCACAGAAGAACGAGTAGCCCTGCTGCGCGAATCGACCCGTCACCTTCCGCGTGTCAAAGTTGATACCTATTCGACATTGACCGTTGATTATGTGCGCAGCGTCGGCGCGTCGGTCATCGTGCGCGGGATGCGCGCCGTCGGCGACTTTGAGGCAGAGTTTCAACTGGCGCAGATCAATCAAACGCTGGCGCCCGACATCGATATCGTCCTGTTTATGGCGAGTCATCGCTACACCTTCTTCAGTTCGAGCACCGTGCGTGAAATTGCGTCACTTGGCGGTGATGTGTCCTGGCTGGTTCCCGGTCCCGTCGTGGAAGCGCTGAAACGCGCATATGGCAGGAGGTGA
- a CDS encoding YceD family protein — MSKPTTDLKFNVAQLLREYVGGSRRYDFTEPVLRLDDVLEMRDVVGAVRFTRTASGVLVDVHARGTVVMECVRCLNPAVQHIEVRFRDEFHSRIDVTTGTPLPQPDEEDPFYLDELHMADVGEMLREYVLLELPMQPLCRPDCRGLCPECGADLNVEQCSCGSTSIDERFAALRALLKPE, encoded by the coding sequence ATGTCAAAACCGACCACAGATCTGAAGTTCAACGTCGCTCAACTGCTCCGCGAGTATGTCGGCGGGTCGCGCAGATACGACTTTACCGAGCCGGTCCTGCGTCTCGACGATGTGCTCGAAATGCGCGACGTCGTCGGCGCGGTGCGATTTACCCGCACCGCCAGTGGTGTCCTGGTCGATGTGCATGCTCGCGGAACCGTGGTGATGGAGTGCGTCCGCTGCCTCAATCCCGCCGTCCAGCATATTGAGGTGCGCTTCCGGGACGAGTTTCACTCACGGATCGACGTGACGACTGGCACGCCGCTGCCGCAACCCGATGAGGAAGACCCGTTCTACCTCGATGAGTTGCATATGGCGGATGTCGGTGAGATGCTGCGCGAGTATGTGCTGCTCGAACTGCCGATGCAGCCGCTCTGCCGTCCCGACTGTCGCGGTCTCTGCCCGGAGTGTGGTGCAGATTTGAATGTCGAGCAGTGTTCATGCGGCAGCACCAGCATTGATGAACGGTTCGCCGCGTTGCGTGCACTGCTGAAGCCAGAGTAG
- the rpmF gene encoding 50S ribosomal protein L32, with the protein MGAVPKTKVSRHRRGNRRQHQRIAMPTLVPCTRCGALMRAHYVCKSCGYYRGRLVIEPKSEAGEE; encoded by the coding sequence ATGGGCGCCGTACCAAAAACCAAAGTCTCTCGCCACCGACGCGGCAATCGCCGCCAGCATCAGCGGATCGCCATGCCGACGCTCGTGCCCTGCACGCGCTGTGGCGCGTTAATGCGCGCCCATTATGTCTGCAAATCGTGCGGCTACTACCGGGGCCGCCTGGTTATCGAACCAAAGAGCGAAGCCGGGGAGGAATAA
- a CDS encoding beta-ketoacyl-ACP synthase III: MANYAAMTGWGMAVPERVLTNADLERIVETSDEWIQTRTGIRERRVAGPGEYTSTLSIAAGRAALERAGLDAAQIDTVILATCTPDRPFPATACTIQAGIGARRAAAFDLVAACSGFVYGLNVATSMIRSGAARNVLFVACDIFTHFINWNDRNTCVLFGDGAGAVVLQPSDEPAGLISCVLGADGEQEDLMAVDAGGTRLPATPELLEQGRQYVYMNGREIFKHAVREMAASSLEAIRVAGLSPDDIALVVPHQANLRIIEATARRLEVPMERVFVNLDRYGNTSAASVPIALVEAVEQQRLRKGDYALLTAFGGGLTWASAVIRWTA; this comes from the coding sequence ATGGCGAACTACGCAGCGATGACAGGTTGGGGCATGGCGGTTCCTGAACGTGTGCTGACGAATGCCGATCTTGAACGAATAGTCGAAACATCCGACGAGTGGATTCAAACCCGCACCGGTATTCGTGAACGCCGGGTTGCAGGTCCCGGCGAATATACGTCCACGCTGTCAATCGCAGCCGGACGCGCCGCCCTTGAGCGCGCCGGTCTCGACGCCGCTCAGATCGATACGGTCATCCTGGCAACCTGCACGCCCGACCGGCCATTCCCGGCAACCGCCTGCACCATCCAGGCGGGCATCGGTGCGCGCCGCGCCGCCGCCTTCGATCTCGTAGCAGCGTGCAGCGGCTTCGTCTATGGCTTGAACGTGGCAACCAGCATGATCCGCAGCGGCGCGGCGCGCAATGTGCTCTTCGTTGCCTGCGATATCTTCACCCACTTCATCAACTGGAACGACCGCAATACCTGTGTGCTGTTCGGCGATGGCGCAGGCGCCGTGGTGCTCCAACCCTCCGATGAACCGGCAGGGCTGATTTCGTGCGTGCTCGGCGCCGATGGCGAACAGGAAGACCTGATGGCGGTCGATGCCGGCGGAACGCGCCTCCCCGCGACACCGGAACTCCTCGAACAGGGACGTCAGTATGTCTATATGAACGGGCGCGAGATCTTCAAGCACGCCGTGCGGGAAATGGCAGCCTCCTCCCTGGAAGCGATCCGTGTCGCCGGTCTGTCCCCTGATGATATTGCACTGGTTGTCCCGCATCAGGCAAACCTGCGCATCATCGAGGCAACTGCCAGACGCCTCGAAGTGCCGATGGAGCGCGTGTTCGTCAACCTTGACCGCTACGGCAATACCTCTGCCGCCAGCGTCCCGATTGCACTTGTCGAAGCAGTCGAGCAGCAGCGACTGCGCAAGGGAGACTATGCGCTCCTCACTGCGTTTGGCGGGGGTCTTACCTGGGCGTCGGCGGTGATCCGCTGGACTGCCTGA
- a CDS encoding carboxylate-amine ligase gives MTSYNPASPDFPFTLGIEEEYQVVDPQTRELRSYITQILDRGKMILREQIKPELHQSMVEVGTHPCRTIQEARAEVVRLRSIIAGLARQHGLTIISAGTHPISSWMSQEITPFERYKGVVEEMQQLALQLLIFGMHVHVGMPDDEVAIELMNVARYFLPHILALSTSSPFWMGRNTGFKSYRSALFANFPRTGIPPSFHSAAEFHNYVNLLIRTNCIDDAKKIYWDLRPHPYFGTLEFRVCDAATRVDECIALAALMQALTVKLHLMFSENTTFRVYRRAVIMENKWRAQRWGLDGKLIDFGKRAEVDARALMYELVAFVDEVLDELGSRQEVEYLLKIAEGGSSADRQLAVFRETNDLNAVVDNLIVETLEGVPAYQA, from the coding sequence ATGACGTCGTATAATCCCGCGTCGCCCGATTTTCCATTCACGCTTGGCATTGAGGAAGAGTATCAGGTCGTTGATCCGCAGACCCGTGAACTGCGCTCGTACATTACGCAGATCCTTGATCGCGGGAAGATGATCCTGCGCGAGCAGATCAAACCGGAACTGCACCAGAGCATGGTGGAAGTCGGAACCCATCCATGCCGCACGATCCAGGAGGCGCGCGCCGAAGTGGTGCGCTTGCGCAGCATCATCGCCGGTCTTGCCCGTCAGCATGGGTTGACGATCATTTCCGCCGGAACTCACCCGATCTCATCCTGGATGAGTCAGGAGATCACCCCATTTGAGCGTTACAAGGGCGTGGTGGAAGAGATGCAGCAACTCGCGTTGCAGTTGCTCATCTTTGGCATGCACGTCCACGTCGGCATGCCGGACGATGAGGTCGCCATCGAGTTGATGAATGTCGCGCGTTACTTCCTGCCCCACATCCTGGCGCTCTCGACGTCATCGCCGTTCTGGATGGGGCGGAATACCGGCTTCAAGTCGTACCGCTCGGCGCTCTTCGCAAACTTTCCGCGCACCGGCATTCCGCCCAGTTTCCATTCAGCCGCCGAGTTTCACAACTATGTGAACCTGCTGATCCGAACCAACTGCATCGACGACGCGAAGAAAATCTACTGGGACCTGCGCCCGCACCCCTATTTTGGTACGCTCGAATTCCGCGTTTGTGACGCTGCGACGCGGGTCGACGAGTGCATTGCGCTTGCGGCGCTGATGCAGGCGCTGACCGTCAAACTGCATCTCATGTTTTCTGAGAATACCACCTTTCGCGTCTACCGCCGCGCCGTCATTATGGAGAACAAGTGGCGGGCGCAGCGCTGGGGTCTGGATGGTAAACTGATCGATTTCGGCAAACGCGCCGAGGTGGATGCCAGGGCGCTGATGTACGAACTGGTCGCCTTCGTTGACGAAGTGCTCGATGAACTGGGGAGTCGCCAGGAAGTCGAATACCTGTTGAAGATTGCGGAAGGCGGCTCAAGCGCCGACCGCCAGCTGGCGGTCTTCCGCGAAACCAACGACCTGAACGCAGTCGTTGATAACCTGATTGTCGAGACGCTGGAGGGAGTGCCAGCGTATCAGGCGTGA
- a CDS encoding ATP-grasp domain-containing protein, producing the protein MTLKIGILVGRESTWPPAFIEEVNRRNAGVTAEFVKLSGTRMAETPRYAVVVDRISHEIPYYRTFLKTAAIGGTHVVNNPFWWSADEKFTGATIATRLGIAHPRTVALPSHSYIPAIHPVESLRNLEARIPWEDHVAYVGGFPLILKPHAGGGFKQVYKVYDMQGLWSAYNESGTECMMMQEFIHWEKYVRCLVIGREHVLVMKFDVSAPYPHRYFDEPDYLTPEEHERVVRDALTLCRALGYDMNTVEFAIKDGIPYAIDFTNPAPDMDYWSLKEKFFRWAVTKMADMCIAKALSGPAKLDEIHWSRLLNPHDARHEAA; encoded by the coding sequence GTGACACTGAAGATCGGCATCCTGGTTGGACGGGAGAGTACCTGGCCCCCCGCATTTATCGAAGAGGTCAACCGCCGGAATGCAGGGGTCACGGCGGAATTTGTCAAACTGAGCGGCACGCGTATGGCGGAAACGCCGCGCTATGCGGTGGTTGTCGATCGCATTTCGCATGAGATACCGTACTACCGCACCTTTCTCAAAACCGCAGCAATTGGCGGAACGCACGTGGTCAATAACCCGTTCTGGTGGAGCGCCGACGAAAAATTCACCGGTGCGACGATTGCAACCCGCCTTGGCATCGCCCATCCGCGCACGGTTGCGCTTCCGTCACATTCGTACATTCCCGCCATCCATCCGGTCGAGTCGCTGCGTAATCTGGAAGCGCGCATTCCCTGGGAAGATCACGTTGCGTATGTCGGCGGCTTTCCCCTTATCCTGAAACCGCACGCTGGCGGCGGGTTCAAGCAGGTCTACAAGGTGTACGACATGCAGGGGTTGTGGTCGGCGTACAACGAGAGCGGCACCGAATGCATGATGATGCAGGAGTTCATTCACTGGGAGAAGTATGTGCGCTGCCTGGTTATCGGTCGCGAACACGTGCTGGTGATGAAATTCGATGTGAGCGCGCCATACCCGCACCGCTACTTCGATGAGCCGGACTATCTGACGCCCGAAGAGCACGAGCGGGTGGTGCGTGATGCGCTGACGCTCTGCCGCGCGCTGGGATACGATATGAACACGGTCGAGTTCGCAATCAAGGATGGCATTCCGTATGCAATCGACTTTACCAATCCGGCGCCGGATATGGATTACTGGTCGCTCAAGGAAAAATTCTTCCGCTGGGCGGTGACAAAAATGGCGGATATGTGCATCGCAAAAGCGCTCTCTGGACCGGCAAAGCTCGACGAAATTCACTGGAGTCGTCTGCTCAACCCGCACGATGCGCGGCATGAAGCGGCGTAG
- a CDS encoding esterase family protein, producing the protein MHRAYHCWESPALGRPMELLVFGHAGAPVIVFPTSRGRFFEYEDRGMVATLAHHIEQGWIQLCCVDSVDAESWYCGWIHPRDRLRRHDQYEQYILQEVLPFIRSQNSNPYVMVHGCSFGATHAMLFGLRHPTHFNRILAFSGLMDIRSFMDGYHDQEVYFHNPVEFIGGLQPGQYADAIRRLDIIMAIGRDDELASSNAALSEAFWHKGIWHAMRWWDGWAHDWPYWQQMIRIYINGAD; encoded by the coding sequence ATGCATCGCGCCTATCATTGCTGGGAAAGCCCGGCGCTCGGCAGACCGATGGAGTTGCTCGTCTTCGGTCATGCCGGTGCGCCAGTGATTGTGTTTCCGACGTCACGCGGTCGGTTTTTTGAGTATGAAGACCGTGGCATGGTGGCGACGCTCGCTCATCACATCGAGCAGGGATGGATCCAGTTGTGCTGCGTTGATAGCGTGGATGCCGAAAGCTGGTACTGCGGATGGATCCATCCCCGCGACCGCCTGCGCCGCCATGATCAGTATGAGCAGTACATTCTTCAGGAGGTATTGCCGTTCATTCGCAGCCAGAACTCTAATCCCTACGTCATGGTGCACGGTTGTTCGTTTGGCGCCACACACGCCATGCTTTTCGGTCTGCGGCATCCGACGCACTTCAACCGTATTCTGGCATTCTCTGGCTTGATGGATATCCGTTCGTTCATGGACGGCTACCATGATCAAGAGGTCTACTTCCACAACCCGGTGGAGTTCATCGGCGGGCTTCAACCGGGGCAGTACGCCGATGCAATTCGTCGGTTGGACATTATTATGGCTATCGGGCGCGATGATGAACTGGCGTCCAGCAATGCCGCGCTCTCAGAAGCGTTCTGGCACAAAGGCATCTGGCACGCGATGCGCTGGTGGGACGGCTGGGCGCACGACTGGCCCTACTGGCAGCAGATGATCCGGATCTATATTAACGGCGCGGATTAA
- a CDS encoding O-methyltransferase, translating into MRDDITNIAIEDYLVELMPPRPQALAELERQAREHGWPLVGPVEGQFLYMLAKMHGAREALEIGVATGYAAIWLLRAIAPVGGHLTAIERNPERIALARTYVAHAGYGDHFNIIEGEWFSSLEQMQGPYDLIFLDILRHLNDERDSLRALELCVSRLRPGGLLIADNVLCSALVLEDDAAPIVRGIQEFNRAIMTHPRLESVIVPLRDGVGICRKRD; encoded by the coding sequence ATGCGTGACGATATTACCAACATCGCAATCGAAGATTATCTGGTCGAACTGATGCCGCCGCGACCGCAGGCGCTTGCTGAACTCGAGCGTCAGGCGCGTGAGCATGGATGGCCCCTAGTCGGTCCGGTCGAGGGTCAGTTCCTCTACATGCTGGCGAAGATGCACGGCGCGCGCGAAGCGCTGGAGATCGGCGTTGCCACCGGTTATGCCGCTATCTGGCTGTTGCGCGCCATCGCCCCGGTTGGCGGGCATCTGACGGCAATCGAGCGCAACCCGGAGCGGATCGCACTGGCGCGTACGTATGTCGCCCACGCTGGCTATGGTGATCACTTCAATATCATCGAAGGGGAATGGTTCAGCTCCCTCGAACAGATGCAAGGACCGTATGACCTTATCTTCCTCGATATTCTTCGTCATCTGAACGATGAGCGCGATTCGCTGCGCGCACTCGAACTGTGCGTGTCGCGCCTGCGCCCTGGCGGGCTGCTCATTGCCGACAATGTGCTGTGCAGTGCGCTGGTGCTCGAAGACGATGCGGCGCCGATTGTGCGCGGCATCCAGGAGTTCAACCGCGCCATCATGACCCACCCGCGCCTCGAATCGGTCATCGTGCCGTTGCGCGACGGCGTGGGCATCTGTCGCAAGCGCGATTGA
- a CDS encoding DUF5688 family protein, with translation MRNGDTPLMDADRFAAYIVRRLSLHDDVIEVRERRGDDLILRVRGNDVTVNLRRLYDAYVKNPDQLDAIMQTIVSAATHDIPARDRRDFASLRERIFPMLKPINLLVFVRERNLPMLVYRPFLADLMITYVVDEARSVAYINEQHLERWGVGEREIHELALRNLRRRTDEQAPYAMIGEGDQRLFIFNSNDGYDATRLLLTDILATWAQHVSGHLVIGIPNRDFLIALGDANPDILRSVAAQIQIDAVQRDYGLTDRLFTLVGGEVREYEMI, from the coding sequence ATGCGCAACGGTGATACACCTCTCATGGATGCCGATCGGTTTGCCGCCTATATTGTGCGGCGTCTGAGTCTGCACGATGATGTGATCGAGGTGCGGGAGCGGCGCGGTGATGATCTCATCCTGCGGGTGCGGGGCAACGATGTTACCGTCAATCTCAGACGTCTCTATGATGCGTATGTCAAAAATCCCGACCAACTCGACGCCATCATGCAAACGATTGTCAGCGCTGCAACACACGACATACCGGCGCGTGATCGGCGCGATTTCGCATCCCTGCGCGAGCGCATCTTCCCCATGCTCAAGCCCATCAATCTGCTGGTGTTTGTGCGAGAGCGCAACCTGCCGATGCTGGTCTATCGCCCATTCCTGGCAGACCTGATGATTACCTATGTGGTGGATGAGGCGCGGAGTGTTGCCTATATCAATGAGCAACACCTCGAACGGTGGGGTGTTGGTGAGCGTGAGATTCATGAACTGGCGTTGCGCAATCTGCGGCGACGCACCGATGAGCAGGCGCCATACGCAATGATTGGCGAAGGGGATCAGCGGCTCTTCATTTTCAACAGCAACGACGGCTACGATGCGACACGCCTGCTGCTGACCGATATTCTGGCAACCTGGGCGCAGCACGTGAGCGGTCACCTGGTCATCGGCATCCCCAACCGCGATTTTCTGATTGCGCTGGGTGACGCCAACCCCGACATTCTGCGCAGTGTGGCGGCGCAGATCCAGATCGATGCCGTTCAGCGCGATTATGGGTTGACTGATCGCCTCTTCACCCTGGTTGGTGGAGAAGTGCGTGAGTACGAAATGATCTGA